A window of Fusarium fujikuroi IMI 58289 draft genome, chromosome FFUJ_chr10 genomic DNA:
GGAAGAATGTGACTACAGGGAGAAGAGCTCCAAGCCAGAACAAGTGCAACAGTCCAGCGTAGATCTTGCCAACGCTGTAGAGACGGGCGGGGCCGACAGCTCCCCAAACAATActggaggagaagttgaCTCGACCTTGAGGACAAGTGTACTTGTTGGGTTGGTCGCTCTCGCAGATGTCCTTGACGTGGTGCAACATCCACAGAACAACAGCGTTCTGGGTGAGAGACCCAACGATGCACGCCGTCAACTGTGCGACAAATAGAGTGCGACGAGGAATCTTCATGTACAACCCGAGCTTCATGTCCGAGGCAAAGATCATCGCTTGACTTAGTCCAGTGTACGCGTAGAACTTGAAGATCAGCATAACAACGGGCTTTCCAGGAATGGCGTATCCAGAAATAATCTCACCAAGGACAGTGAGGACATTACTGTTGAGATTGGCGACAGCATAGACGCTTCCAGTAGGGATGAGATAGAATGCTGCTAGTCCGAAAGCGAGGAAGACACCCCAGACAGGCATCTGTGTGTCGTACACTTCTTGCACCATGATTGTGAGACCAAGAACGATAGCGGTCAATGCAGcataccaccaccaaggAGCATCAGGGTATCTCTCAATCAGCCGAGCATGTATATCCTTCTTTCTCTGTGGATTGAAGGCGCCGAGGATCTGCTTCCAGTAATTGAGGAAGATATACGTCGGAACGCAAGTCATTGTCGCAAAAGAGATACCGTAGCTCAGAGCGAAAGTGACTGGCATGAAGATGGGGCTGTAGTCCTTGTAGTCTTCCGGTGAGAAATTTCCATGTCGATCAACGACGCGTGAGGCGTTGAAGACGTTACCAGTATTATCGTAGATATCGCCTCCGGAGAAGGGTAGATAAGCAGTGTACCAAGTGTTTGTGTAGTACAGAATTGGTGTGACGAGGGCGAATATTATGACCCATCCGGCGAAGACGTTGGCTTGTGCCCAGAAAGGCACGACGAGGGGGGAGCCGTTGTATGCGATCTGAGACCAGTCAAACGTGGTGGGGAGATAGGCTAGGCCGGTTGACATGCCGAAGAAGTTGTTGACGACGATGTTGTCTAACAGAAGTCAGTACGGCGAAGCAAGGGTGAACTGAGCGGTCAACTTACTTGGTGCAGCCCAGCAGATGAAGGCAAAGGTGCTTAGGCCAGTGAAGAGGAACCCAGGAAGCCAGTACTAAAAGGCCGTCAGCGGTGACACCAAATACAAGGAGACAATTGCTTACCCAGAGCCAACCACCAGCAAAAACGTAAACGAAGAAGCGATACCTCGAGATACTCCACCCATCAGCCTTCGGGTTCGCCCTCCCATGCAACGTCTGAAACAGCGCCGCATTAGCAAGCGTCGAAGGCCAAACCATATGCGGAGGCTCAACAATGAATCTGTACGCCATACCCGCCATTCCAAGACCAAACAGCTGCATCGTAAGCGCGAGCAAAAACTGATACCCAACCGGAGTCTTTAGCCCCAAGAACGCAGGCGCAACCTGCGCTTGGATGATATCCGTCGCCCAAGACGGTCCGAACGAAAGGTTCgacatgatggtgatgagtgCATGCTCTTTTATGTTGAAATGATGATCGGGATTAAGCGCAATTTCTCTCCCGAATAGTGTGATTCTCATGATGGGGAGGGCGTGCGCAAGGGCTCTTCCGGCTGGATACGCGACTAATTGTGCGACGAGCGATGAGATGGTCACACTGGGATATCTCATCGAAAAGAACTGATTGATACCAGTACCGAGGATGGTGAACAGAAGACCTAAAGCCCACGCACGAAGCGTGTTAACAGGCATAGAAGGATCGTCGACATTGGGGACATTTGCTCTGACTTCAGGCTGGGGCGAGTTGTCAGAGTCAATGTCGTAGTGTTCATCTATACCACTGATGGCGAATGCAGTAG
This region includes:
- a CDS encoding probable isp4 protein, whose protein sequence is MAPKVEYADNLGPSRQEDGTIEGTSEEIIDNPDKATAFAISGIDEHYDIDSDNSPQPEVRANVPNVDDPSMPVNTLRAWALGLLFTILGTGINQFFSMRYPSVTISSLVAQLVAYPAGRALAHALPIMRITLFGREIALNPDHHFNIKEHALITIMSNLSFGPSWATDIIQAQVAPAFLGLKTPVGYQFLLALTMQLFGLGMAGMAYRFIVEPPHMVWPSTLANAALFQTLHGRANPKADGWSISRYRFFVYVFAGGWLWYWLPGFLFTGLSTFAFICWAAPNNIVVNNFFGMSTGLAYLPTTFDWSQIAYNGSPLVVPFWAQANVFAGWVIIFALVTPILYYTNTWYTAYLPFSGGDIYDNTGNVFNASRVVDRHGNFSPEDYKDYSPIFMPVTFALSYGISFATMTCVPTYIFLNYWKQILGAFNPQRKKDIHARLIERYPDAPWWWYAALTAIVLGLTIMVQEVYDTQMPVWGVFLAFGLAAFYLIPTGSVYAVANLNSNVLTVLGEIISGYAIPGKPVVMLIFKFYAYTGLSQAMIFASDMKLGLYMKIPRRTLFVAQLTACIVGSLTQNAVVLWMLHHVKDICESDQPNKYTCPQGRVNFSSSIVWGAVGPARLYSVGKIYAGLLHLFWLGALLPVVTFFLKKRYPNSKLLRNLHWPLFFAGTGNVPPATGINYSSAFAVSFIFNKWIRGKYPHWWAKYNYVLSAALDSGLAISAIVIFFALVFPGVSLSWWGNNVQGTTADGLGTPWRKLGTNETFGPSTWN